A single region of the Terriglobales bacterium genome encodes:
- a CDS encoding MFS transporter, with the protein MRRNLILVYLATFLRSLGVGLLSVVLGVYLARIGFSATKVGVTVAYGLAGGILATLLVTYRADRLGRRRTLVLLALLSAVGGLGLAFLKTVPEIFAIAFLGMVNGTGSDRGPAYALEQATVPSTVPTERRTSALAWYSLLLDTGHALGALAGGLPILLGHRLGMDLAAAYRITFLAYLALNALCAPLYLLLSREAEVTAAPETPPAALTVTPETKKVVGRLARLFALDALGGGFLIDALVSYWFFRRFGLSEEQLGVLFFVVHILNALSYLVAARLARRIGLLNTMVFTHIPSSLFLIAVPFAPTAGWAMGLFLAREALVEMDVPTRQSYVMAVVEPQERTYASGITNLTRNAAWAVGSSFAGVVMQYLALAAPLVLGGSVKILYDGLLYRAFCHLKPPEERSA; encoded by the coding sequence GTGCGCCGCAACCTGATCCTCGTCTATCTGGCCACCTTCCTGCGCTCGCTGGGTGTCGGCCTGCTGAGCGTGGTGCTGGGCGTGTACCTGGCGCGCATCGGCTTCTCCGCCACCAAGGTGGGTGTGACCGTGGCCTACGGCCTGGCGGGCGGGATCCTCGCCACCCTGCTGGTCACCTACCGCGCCGACCGCCTGGGCCGCCGCCGCACTCTCGTCCTGCTGGCGCTGCTCTCCGCCGTGGGAGGCCTGGGGCTTGCCTTCCTCAAGACGGTGCCCGAGATCTTCGCCATCGCCTTCCTGGGGATGGTGAACGGGACGGGCAGCGACCGCGGACCTGCCTACGCCCTGGAGCAGGCGACCGTCCCCAGCACCGTTCCCACCGAGCGCCGCACTTCCGCGCTGGCCTGGTACAGCCTGCTGCTCGACACCGGCCACGCCCTGGGCGCGCTCGCCGGAGGCCTGCCCATCCTGCTCGGCCATCGCCTGGGGATGGATCTGGCGGCCGCCTACCGCATCACCTTCCTCGCTTACCTGGCGCTCAACGCGCTGTGCGCGCCACTCTACCTGCTGCTCTCGCGGGAGGCCGAGGTCACTGCCGCGCCGGAGACTCCACCCGCCGCCCTGACCGTTACACCGGAGACGAAGAAGGTGGTGGGCCGGCTGGCGCGCCTGTTCGCGCTCGACGCCCTGGGCGGCGGCTTTCTCATCGACGCCCTGGTCTCTTACTGGTTCTTCCGCCGCTTCGGGCTCTCGGAGGAGCAGTTGGGCGTGCTCTTCTTCGTGGTGCACATCCTGAACGCGCTCTCCTACCTGGTGGCGGCGCGGCTGGCCCGCCGCATCGGCCTGCTCAACACCATGGTCTTCACCCACATCCCCTCCAGCCTCTTCCTGATCGCGGTTCCCTTCGCGCCCACCGCCGGCTGGGCCATGGGACTCTTCCTGGCGCGCGAGGCGCTGGTAGAGATGGACGTGCCCACCCGCCAGTCCTACGTGATGGCGGTAGTCGAGCCCCAGGAGCGCACCTACGCCAGCGGCATCACCAACCTCACCCGCAACGCGGCCTGGGCGGTGGGCTCCTCCTTCGCCGGCGTGGTCATGCAGTACCTCGCCCTGGCCGCGCCCCTGGTGCTTGGGGGAAGCGTGAAGATCCTCTACGACGGGCTGCTCTATCGCGCCTTCTGCCATCTCAAGCCGCCGGAGGAGCGTTCGGCGTAA